A single genomic interval of Musa acuminata AAA Group cultivar baxijiao chromosome BXJ3-4, Cavendish_Baxijiao_AAA, whole genome shotgun sequence harbors:
- the LOC103983494 gene encoding uncharacterized protein LOC103983494 encodes MPWLISERGQHTSWLVWLAAILCAILAIVVIITGIVVLAIYLIYQPRMPCHLLRPDLFDLNYLFQSSPIPLDEVAMETMDMALKKGVIPFDLNGQARTRWRVGIFLSLTFWTHPSCQLHFFWPNGSTINLDCSSKSH; translated from the exons TGGCTAGTCTGGCTAGCAGCTATTCTGTGTGCTATCCTAGCAATAGTTGTTATTATCACGGGTATCGTCGTGCTCGCCATCTACCTGATCTACCAGCCTAGGATGCCATGCCATCTTCTCCGACCAGA CTTATTCGATCTCAATTATCTCTTCCAGTCATCACCGATCCCACTGGACGAGGTGGCAATGGAGACCATGGACATGGCACTGAAAAAGGGTGTCATACCATTCGACCTCAACGGACAAGCAAGAACCCGGTGGAGGGTGGGGATATTTCTCTCCCTCACGTTCTGGACACACCCCTCATGCCAGCTCCATTTCTTCTGGCCAAACGGGAGCACCATCAACTTGGACTGCAGTTCCAAATCCCACTGA